The following coding sequences are from one Hymenobacter sp. DG25A window:
- a CDS encoding inorganic diphosphatase, with the protein MFSALHQLPAYVANSRTRIHVVVETPKGSRNKVAFDPDLGAFKLKGVLPEGHSFPYDFGFVPSTKAAEGDPLDVLLLDAPTFPGCVVEARLIGALEIEQQEEDGTTQRNDRLLAVAATSRLHKIIHRISDLPNEMMHKIEHFFHSYKEAKGGEIKVLHRVGAKKAHASLAQARQ; encoded by the coding sequence ATGTTCTCTGCTTTGCACCAGCTGCCCGCGTACGTTGCTAATTCCCGCACCCGCATTCATGTGGTGGTAGAAACCCCCAAGGGCAGCCGTAATAAAGTAGCTTTTGATCCTGACTTGGGGGCTTTTAAGCTGAAGGGCGTGCTGCCGGAAGGCCATAGCTTCCCCTACGATTTCGGTTTTGTGCCCTCCACTAAAGCGGCCGAGGGCGACCCGCTGGATGTTTTGCTGCTGGATGCGCCTACGTTCCCGGGCTGCGTAGTGGAGGCCCGGCTGATTGGAGCACTGGAAATTGAGCAGCAGGAAGAAGATGGCACCACCCAGCGCAACGACCGGCTGCTGGCCGTAGCCGCCACGTCCCGCCTGCACAAAATAATTCACAGAATCAGCGACTTACCCAATGAGATGATGCATAAAATTGAGCATTTCTTCCACTCGTATAAAGAAGCCAAAGGCGGCGAAATCAAGGTTCTGCACCGGGTAGGCGCCAAAAAGGCCCACGCCTCACTGGCGCAGGCCCGGCAATGA
- a CDS encoding PAS domain-containing sensor histidine kinase has product MSPAPDLFASLAAHDSVVYFSYRPADKQVLYVSAAYEQELGGHIDKVNEELPGWLAVLHPDDRPYLAECIDFAATGRLVEDMNIRLINPDGTLRWLCMSAIGYVPEGSAAADGLLIGGHVRDTTRSRNVLEVARRYQSKKNSMLEILSHDLASPLVLAQQMADYIAERVESLHDARLNAMISEMRTACQEGVTLIRDFVDQEFLDSSNVDVHLERMDLVERMGILLENYQHREHAAGHHFYFETSHPSIYADIDENKFMQVMNNLLGNALKFTPDGGHLSVTVIQEPAHVLITVVDTGIGIPAELQPGLFERFTRARRPGLRGEKTTGLGMSIIKTIVELHQGNIWLESAENQGTTFFIELPTPKMYFKVSPAFGKNAWL; this is encoded by the coding sequence ATGTCTCCTGCTCCCGACCTGTTTGCCTCCTTAGCCGCGCACGATTCCGTGGTTTATTTCTCCTATCGTCCTGCCGATAAGCAGGTGCTGTATGTAAGTGCTGCCTACGAGCAGGAACTGGGCGGCCATATTGATAAAGTAAACGAGGAACTGCCCGGCTGGCTGGCCGTGCTGCACCCCGATGACCGCCCCTACCTGGCAGAGTGCATAGATTTTGCCGCCACCGGCCGGCTGGTGGAGGACATGAACATACGGCTGATTAACCCCGACGGCACCCTACGCTGGCTGTGTATGTCGGCTATTGGCTATGTGCCCGAGGGCAGTGCCGCCGCCGATGGCCTCCTGATTGGCGGTCACGTGCGCGACACTACCCGCTCGCGCAATGTGCTGGAGGTAGCCCGCCGCTACCAGAGCAAGAAAAACTCCATGCTCGAAATTCTGTCGCATGATCTGGCCAGCCCACTGGTGCTGGCGCAACAGATGGCCGATTATATTGCCGAGAGAGTAGAATCCCTCCACGATGCTCGCCTCAATGCCATGATTAGCGAGATGCGCACGGCCTGCCAGGAAGGCGTAACGCTGATCCGGGACTTTGTAGATCAGGAGTTTCTGGATTCCAGCAACGTGGATGTGCACCTGGAGCGCATGGATTTGGTGGAGCGAATGGGCATCCTGCTGGAAAACTATCAGCATCGGGAGCACGCTGCGGGCCATCATTTCTACTTCGAGACGTCACACCCCAGCATCTACGCTGATATTGATGAAAACAAGTTTATGCAGGTGATGAACAACCTGCTGGGCAATGCGCTGAAGTTTACGCCCGATGGCGGGCACCTGAGCGTGACCGTGATTCAGGAACCAGCCCACGTGCTGATTACGGTAGTCGATACGGGCATTGGCATTCCGGCGGAGCTACAGCCCGGCCTGTTCGAGCGCTTCACCCGGGCCCGCCGCCCAGGGCTGCGGGGAGAAAAAACCACCGGCCTGGGCATGTCCATCATCAAGACCATTGTGGAACTGCACCAGGGAAATATCTGGCTGGAAAGCGCCGAAAATCAGGGAACTACTTTCTTTATTGAGCTGCCCACTCCTAAAATGTATTTTAAAGTGAGCCCGGCTTTTGGGAAGAATGCTTGGCTCTAA
- the ettA gene encoding energy-dependent translational throttle protein EttA translates to MSDQTIIFSMAGVSKIYPPQKQVLKNIYLSFFYGAKIGVLGLNGSGKSSLLKIIAGVDKQIQGEVVWSPGYSVGYLEQEPQLDANKTVLEVVQEGAAETVALLKEFDEINEAFGAEDADFDKLLERQGAVQERLDHLDAWNLDSRLERAMDALRTPDPEAMIGNLSGGEKRRVALCRLLLQEPDVLLLDEPTNHLDAESVLWLEQHLQQYKGTVIAVTHDRYFLDNVAGWILELDRGEGIPWKGNYSSWLEQKSNRLAQEEKTESKRQKTLQRELEWVRMAPKARQAKSKARLAGYDKMINEDAKEKEQKLELFIPDGPRLGSQVIEAHGITKAFGDKLLFENLSFNLPQGGIVGIIGPNGAGKTTLFRLITHQIEPDAGTFVVGPTVQTAYVDQQHDTLDPNKSVFETISGGTETMMLAGRPVNARAYVSNFNFRGGDQEKKVGMLSGGERNRVHLATTLKQGANLLLLDEPTNDLDVNAIRALEDALENFAGCAVIISHDRWFLDRLATHILAFEGDSQVVWFEGNFSDYEEAKKKRLGDVEPKRVRYKKLT, encoded by the coding sequence ATGAGCGACCAGACCATTATTTTTTCCATGGCCGGCGTGAGTAAAATCTACCCGCCGCAGAAACAGGTTCTTAAAAATATTTACCTCTCGTTTTTCTACGGAGCCAAAATCGGCGTACTCGGTCTGAACGGCTCGGGTAAATCTTCGCTGTTGAAAATTATTGCCGGCGTCGACAAGCAGATTCAGGGCGAAGTAGTCTGGTCGCCGGGCTACTCGGTGGGCTATCTGGAGCAGGAGCCCCAGCTCGATGCCAACAAAACCGTACTGGAAGTAGTGCAGGAAGGCGCCGCCGAAACGGTAGCCCTGCTGAAGGAGTTTGACGAAATCAACGAAGCCTTTGGGGCCGAAGACGCGGACTTTGACAAGCTGCTGGAGCGCCAGGGCGCCGTGCAGGAGCGCCTGGACCACCTGGACGCATGGAACCTGGACAGCCGGCTGGAGCGCGCCATGGATGCCCTGCGCACCCCCGACCCCGAGGCCATGATTGGCAACCTTTCCGGGGGCGAGAAGCGCCGCGTGGCCCTCTGCCGCCTGCTGCTGCAGGAGCCCGACGTGCTGCTGCTGGACGAACCTACCAACCACCTGGACGCCGAGTCGGTGCTGTGGCTGGAGCAGCACCTGCAGCAATACAAAGGCACCGTTATAGCCGTGACCCACGACCGCTACTTCCTGGATAACGTAGCCGGCTGGATTCTGGAGCTGGACCGCGGCGAGGGTATTCCGTGGAAAGGCAACTACTCTTCCTGGCTGGAGCAGAAGTCTAACCGCTTAGCCCAGGAAGAGAAAACCGAGAGCAAGCGCCAGAAAACGCTGCAGCGCGAGCTGGAGTGGGTGCGCATGGCCCCCAAGGCCCGCCAGGCCAAGAGTAAGGCCCGCCTGGCCGGCTACGATAAAATGATAAACGAAGACGCCAAGGAGAAGGAGCAGAAGCTGGAGTTGTTCATCCCGGACGGCCCGCGTCTGGGTTCCCAGGTTATCGAAGCGCACGGCATCACCAAAGCCTTCGGCGACAAGCTCCTGTTTGAAAACCTTTCCTTCAACCTGCCCCAAGGTGGCATTGTGGGCATCATTGGGCCCAACGGCGCGGGTAAAACCACGTTGTTCCGCCTTATCACGCACCAGATAGAGCCCGATGCCGGCACGTTTGTGGTAGGCCCCACGGTGCAAACCGCCTACGTAGACCAGCAGCACGATACCCTGGACCCCAATAAATCGGTGTTCGAAACCATTTCCGGCGGCACCGAAACTATGATGCTGGCCGGGCGCCCCGTGAATGCCCGCGCCTACGTGAGCAACTTCAACTTCCGCGGCGGCGACCAGGAAAAGAAAGTGGGTATGCTTTCCGGGGGCGAGCGGAACCGCGTGCACCTGGCTACTACCCTTAAGCAAGGCGCCAACCTGCTGCTACTCGACGAACCCACCAACGACCTGGACGTGAATGCCATCCGGGCCCTGGAAGATGCCCTGGAGAACTTTGCTGGCTGCGCCGTTATCATCAGTCACGACCGGTGGTTCCTCGACCGTCTGGCCACGCACATTCTGGCTTTTGAAGGCGACTCGCAGGTGGTATGGTTTGAAGGCAACTTCTCCGACTACGAAGAAGCCAAGAAGAAGCGCCTGGGCGACGTGGAGCCGAAGCGCGTGCGCTATAAAAAACTCACGTAA
- a CDS encoding DUF349 domain-containing protein → MEPTDHLLAEARRYGYIQGDQVWLHPFMDLPARQVGQVKESEEASLTYFAQRFEAFRTKVDDLLQKMEEAENKGSFLMKALHLKEQVAAYDGLGDFASLHRRLTDAEENIKVMVARNREKNLATKINLIKEAEALHDTVDWQGAADTIKELRQAWIKTGPVEKQLIEELDTRFHDAVEGFFAKRKQFQAEKKAMTNRVYDKYKELIHKSEAIKNSTEFEETTRKLKQLQLDWKEVDGSLPRKQANELWTRFRAAHNHFFERLKEHINTKRPEAAAGGNGSSADENLNRKRALVDEAVALLDRPMGEAVARAKELQAAWKKVGPVRGEESDRVWEQFLAACDKVFELSALEHFVRKRQANGLDTSSTPEEQYNVRVQALRDFIKYDRQEQEVLEENLGKLSDSPGNEAFRTMLQGKIRTFERKIRTKNELIELLRQRLVA, encoded by the coding sequence ATGGAACCAACTGACCACCTGCTGGCCGAAGCCCGCCGTTATGGCTACATCCAGGGCGACCAGGTGTGGCTGCACCCGTTCATGGACCTGCCCGCCCGGCAGGTGGGACAGGTGAAAGAATCGGAGGAGGCGTCTTTGACGTACTTCGCCCAACGTTTCGAAGCCTTCCGCACCAAAGTAGACGACCTGCTCCAGAAGATGGAGGAGGCTGAAAATAAGGGCTCCTTCCTGATGAAAGCCCTACACCTGAAAGAGCAGGTAGCTGCCTACGACGGCCTGGGCGACTTTGCCAGCCTGCACCGCCGCCTCACCGACGCGGAGGAGAACATCAAGGTTATGGTGGCCCGCAACCGCGAGAAAAACCTGGCCACCAAGATTAACCTGATCAAGGAAGCAGAGGCCCTGCACGATACCGTAGACTGGCAGGGCGCCGCCGACACCATCAAGGAGCTGCGTCAGGCCTGGATTAAGACCGGGCCCGTTGAGAAACAGCTCATTGAGGAGCTGGATACCCGCTTTCATGATGCCGTAGAGGGTTTCTTTGCCAAGCGCAAGCAGTTTCAGGCCGAGAAAAAGGCCATGACCAACCGCGTCTACGACAAATACAAAGAGCTGATTCATAAGTCGGAAGCCATCAAGAATTCCACGGAGTTTGAGGAAACCACCCGCAAGCTCAAGCAGCTGCAGCTGGACTGGAAAGAAGTGGATGGCTCCCTGCCCCGCAAGCAGGCCAATGAGCTCTGGACGCGCTTCCGGGCGGCGCACAACCACTTCTTTGAGCGCCTGAAGGAGCACATCAATACCAAGCGCCCCGAGGCCGCCGCTGGCGGCAACGGCTCCAGCGCCGACGAAAACCTGAACCGCAAGCGGGCTTTGGTAGACGAAGCCGTGGCCTTGCTGGACCGCCCTATGGGCGAGGCCGTGGCCCGCGCCAAGGAGCTGCAGGCCGCCTGGAAAAAGGTGGGCCCCGTGCGCGGCGAAGAGTCGGACCGGGTGTGGGAGCAGTTTCTGGCTGCCTGCGACAAAGTATTTGAGCTCAGCGCTCTGGAGCACTTCGTGCGCAAGCGCCAGGCCAACGGCCTAGATACCAGCAGCACGCCTGAGGAGCAATACAACGTACGGGTGCAGGCCCTGCGCGATTTTATTAAGTACGACCGCCAGGAGCAGGAAGTGCTTGAAGAGAACCTGGGTAAGCTCAGCGACTCGCCCGGCAACGAAGCCTTCCGCACCATGCTACAGGGCAAGATCCGCACGTTCGAAAGAAAAATCCGCACTAAAAACGAGCTAATTGAACTTCTGCGCCAGCGTTTAGTTGCTTAG
- a CDS encoding DUF2795 domain-containing protein codes for MYWTLELASYLEDAPWPATKDELIDYSIRSGAPMEVVENLQALEDDGQPYENIEEVWPDYPTKEDFMFNEDEY; via the coding sequence ATGTACTGGACGCTGGAATTGGCTTCGTATCTGGAAGATGCCCCCTGGCCCGCCACCAAGGACGAATTGATTGACTATTCTATCCGCTCGGGCGCTCCGATGGAGGTTGTAGAAAACCTGCAGGCTCTGGAAGACGATGGTCAGCCTTACGAGAATATTGAAGAAGTTTGGCCGGACTACCCGACCAAAGAAGACTTCATGTTCAACGAAGACGAGTATTAA
- a CDS encoding ABC transporter ATP-binding protein, with protein MLLRNLFLLVPEPAFVAIIGHNGCGKTTLFRALTGQIPYDGTVHLGGHDLRTVHRPAAEGLLAHLPQRSSVSFPIEVRELVVMGRYRHHRFLSNYSPTDYTLTEQALARVGAAHLARRDFTQLSGGEQQLVWLAQLSLQDAGLYLLDEPTQQLDVYYRRRVFDLLKSWVHNEGKTILCITHDLDNLAALPGYLLNLSRPQPQLQPLSAEAVQMERAFLESEESLEVRL; from the coding sequence GTGCTACTCCGCAACCTTTTTTTGTTGGTACCCGAGCCCGCCTTCGTGGCCATCATCGGGCACAACGGCTGCGGCAAAACCACCCTTTTTCGGGCCCTCACGGGGCAAATTCCCTACGATGGTACCGTGCACCTGGGCGGCCACGACCTGCGCACCGTACACCGGCCGGCGGCCGAAGGGCTTTTGGCGCACCTTCCCCAGCGCAGCTCCGTTTCATTTCCCATTGAGGTGCGGGAGCTGGTGGTAATGGGCCGTTACCGCCACCACCGCTTCCTGAGCAACTACTCCCCCACCGACTACACCCTCACTGAGCAGGCGCTGGCCCGCGTAGGCGCCGCCCACCTGGCCCGTCGCGACTTTACCCAGCTCAGCGGCGGCGAACAGCAGCTGGTATGGCTGGCCCAGCTCAGCCTGCAAGATGCCGGCCTATACCTGCTGGATGAGCCCACCCAACAGCTGGACGTGTACTACCGCCGCCGCGTATTTGATTTGCTGAAAAGCTGGGTGCACAACGAAGGCAAAACCATTCTCTGCATCACCCACGACCTGGATAATCTGGCCGCCCTGCCCGGCTACCTCCTGAATCTGTCCCGCCCGCAACCCCAGCTCCAGCCGTTATCAGCAGAAGCCGTGCAAATGGAGAGGGCCTTTTTGGAGAGTGAAGAAAGCTTAGAGGTGAGGCTATAA
- a CDS encoding lycopene cyclase family protein, whose protein sequence is MKSEESERIRDYDYLLAGGGAAGLSLLYHLLQEPRLAGKQILLIEPERKDQNDRTWSFWADAPTLFDGVVAHEWAKLAFRSPEFEQVFALQRHRYKMIRGLDFYRFVKAAVAAAPQVTWVTGTVERLEEAPGGVVAHTSAGTFSARYAFDSRPPQLQKRPDKHRYLLQHFVGWEVETEQDVFDPETVEFMDFRGAQQQEARFMYVLPFSKRRALVEYTLFSAEMLPKAAYEAEIKAYLHTLGVEKYRIEAEEVGAIPMTDHPLPAVQSPHIINIGTRGGRAKPSTGYAFKRIQQQSARLVAALAATGHPPQDPTGDQWQFRLFDTLLLDAMQRRGEKTRDIFAQLFQRNPVERIFDFLDERTTPWENLQVMHSVSPWPFLRSIWQVLRGRPGQR, encoded by the coding sequence GTGAAATCCGAAGAATCCGAGCGAATCCGTGATTATGACTACCTGCTGGCCGGCGGGGGCGCGGCGGGCCTGAGTCTGCTCTACCACCTGCTGCAGGAGCCCCGGCTGGCCGGCAAGCAGATTCTGCTGATTGAGCCCGAGCGCAAAGACCAGAACGACCGCACCTGGTCTTTCTGGGCTGATGCGCCCACGCTCTTTGATGGCGTAGTAGCACATGAGTGGGCGAAGCTGGCTTTCCGCAGCCCGGAGTTTGAGCAGGTATTTGCCCTGCAGCGCCACCGGTACAAAATGATTCGGGGCCTGGACTTTTACCGCTTCGTTAAGGCAGCTGTAGCCGCGGCCCCGCAGGTAACCTGGGTAACCGGCACCGTAGAGCGGCTGGAAGAAGCCCCGGGCGGCGTGGTAGCGCACACCAGCGCCGGTACCTTCTCCGCCCGCTACGCCTTCGATAGCCGCCCCCCGCAGCTGCAAAAACGGCCCGACAAGCACCGCTACCTGCTCCAGCACTTTGTGGGCTGGGAAGTGGAAACCGAACAGGACGTTTTCGATCCGGAAACGGTAGAGTTCATGGACTTCCGCGGAGCGCAGCAGCAGGAAGCGCGGTTTATGTACGTGCTGCCCTTCAGCAAGCGCCGGGCCCTGGTAGAGTACACCCTGTTTTCAGCCGAGATGCTGCCCAAAGCAGCCTATGAGGCCGAAATCAAAGCGTATCTGCACACGCTGGGCGTAGAAAAGTATCGGATAGAAGCCGAGGAGGTAGGCGCTATACCCATGACGGACCACCCGCTCCCGGCCGTGCAGAGTCCACATATCATCAACATTGGTACGCGGGGCGGCCGGGCCAAGCCCAGCACCGGCTACGCGTTTAAGCGCATTCAGCAACAGTCGGCAAGGCTGGTGGCGGCGCTGGCGGCTACCGGCCACCCACCTCAGGACCCCACCGGCGACCAATGGCAGTTCCGGCTATTCGATACCCTGCTGCTGGATGCCATGCAGCGCCGCGGCGAAAAAACCCGCGACATCTTCGCGCAACTGTTTCAGCGCAACCCGGTGGAGCGCATCTTTGATTTTCTGGATGAACGCACCACGCCCTGGGAGAATCTGCAGGTAATGCATTCCGTGTCGCCGTGGCCGTTCCTACGCTCCATCTGGCAGGTGCTGCGCGGCCGGCCGGGGCAGCGGTGA
- a CDS encoding TIGR00730 family Rossman fold protein, producing MTKLKKTSKTKLSDEALNAGSGQTISQPNINDNKITSISDLREQSHGIRTLQLDDEQRIRKAFVDKDWNEIKIADSWQIFKVMAEFVEGFEKMTKIGPCVSIFGSARTKPDNPYYQMAEEIAAKLVRHGYGVITGGGPGIMEAGNKGARSEGGRSVGLNIELPFEQFHNIYIDPDKVINFDYFFVRKVMFVKYAQGFIGMPGGFGTLDELFEAITLIQTKKIGRFPIVLVGSAYWNGLFKWIEEVMLHEESNISAEDMHLVQIVDDAASAVKIIDDFYSKYLLSPNF from the coding sequence ATGACGAAACTTAAGAAAACCAGCAAAACTAAACTCTCCGATGAGGCCCTGAATGCCGGCAGCGGACAGACCATCAGCCAGCCCAACATCAACGATAATAAGATAACCAGCATCAGTGACCTGCGCGAGCAGTCCCATGGTATTCGTACCCTGCAGCTGGATGATGAGCAGCGCATCCGCAAAGCCTTCGTAGACAAAGACTGGAACGAAATCAAGATTGCCGACTCCTGGCAGATCTTCAAGGTGATGGCCGAGTTCGTGGAGGGCTTCGAGAAGATGACCAAAATTGGCCCGTGCGTGTCCATCTTCGGCTCGGCGCGCACCAAGCCCGATAACCCTTACTATCAGATGGCCGAGGAAATTGCGGCCAAGCTGGTGCGCCACGGCTACGGTGTTATCACGGGTGGTGGCCCCGGCATTATGGAGGCCGGCAACAAAGGCGCCCGCTCCGAGGGTGGCCGCTCCGTAGGCCTCAACATTGAGCTGCCCTTCGAGCAGTTCCACAACATCTACATTGACCCCGATAAGGTTATCAACTTCGATTACTTCTTTGTGCGCAAGGTGATGTTTGTGAAGTACGCCCAGGGCTTCATTGGCATGCCCGGCGGCTTTGGCACCCTGGACGAGCTGTTTGAGGCTATTACCCTCATTCAAACCAAGAAAATCGGCCGCTTCCCTATTGTTCTGGTAGGCTCGGCTTACTGGAATGGCCTGTTTAAGTGGATTGAGGAAGTGATGCTGCACGAGGAAAGCAACATCTCCGCCGAGGACATGCACCTGGTGCAGATTGTGGATGATGCCGCTTCGGCCGTAAAAATCATCGACGACTTCTACAGCAAATACCTGCTCTCGCCCAACTTCTAA
- a CDS encoding ABC transporter permease → MKALRLTLESFRFAWQALKSNLLRTILSLLGVTVGIFAIIAVFAVVDSLEANVRQSMSFVGDKVIYVAKWPWAFGGNYPWWKYFNRPVPTVREYRLLEQNLTSNNKGVAIFAATGGNTLKAGNNSLADCALQGVSFAYRVVSDVPITEGRYFTAQEIEAARPVAIIGYDIASNLFPGRSAVGQEFKAKGQRFVVIGVMQKEGKKLLDTPSNDTNCLIPFGAFSKMFALSTGGMTGVTPTIAVKGIDADPGLLNLEAELQGAMRNIRGLKPKEEDNFALNRPEMLANAITSLFSVIGIAGAVIGSFAILVGGFGIANIMFVSVKERTNIIGIQKSLGAKNYFILFQFLFEAVFLCLIGGAAGILLVWLLTLIPQEAMPLFLSAGNITLGLTISVVIGMLAGIVPAVLAANMDPVLAIRAK, encoded by the coding sequence ATGAAAGCCTTGCGTCTGACTCTTGAGAGCTTCCGGTTTGCATGGCAGGCACTGAAATCAAACCTGTTGCGCACCATTTTGTCTTTGCTGGGCGTCACGGTGGGCATCTTCGCCATCATTGCCGTGTTTGCCGTGGTAGATTCTTTGGAGGCCAACGTGCGCCAGAGCATGAGCTTTGTGGGCGATAAGGTGATTTACGTGGCGAAATGGCCCTGGGCGTTTGGCGGCAATTACCCGTGGTGGAAATACTTCAACCGGCCGGTGCCTACCGTGCGCGAGTACCGCCTGCTGGAGCAAAACCTTACCTCCAACAATAAAGGGGTAGCCATCTTCGCCGCCACCGGCGGCAACACGCTCAAAGCCGGCAACAACAGCCTCGCCGACTGTGCCCTGCAGGGCGTGAGCTTTGCCTATCGGGTGGTATCGGATGTGCCCATTACGGAAGGGCGCTATTTCACGGCGCAGGAAATAGAGGCGGCGCGCCCGGTGGCCATTATCGGCTATGATATTGCCAGCAACCTGTTTCCCGGCCGCTCCGCCGTGGGCCAGGAGTTTAAAGCCAAAGGCCAGCGGTTTGTGGTAATTGGGGTGATGCAGAAAGAAGGCAAAAAGCTGCTGGACACCCCCAGCAACGACACCAACTGCCTGATTCCCTTCGGGGCCTTCAGCAAGATGTTTGCCCTGAGTACCGGGGGCATGACCGGCGTAACTCCCACTATAGCCGTGAAAGGCATCGATGCCGACCCCGGCCTGCTGAACCTGGAGGCCGAACTGCAGGGAGCCATGCGCAACATTCGCGGCCTGAAGCCTAAGGAGGAAGACAACTTTGCCCTGAACCGCCCCGAAATGCTGGCCAATGCCATTACCTCCCTTTTTTCCGTCATTGGCATTGCCGGGGCCGTTATTGGCTCCTTTGCCATTCTGGTAGGAGGCTTTGGTATTGCCAACATCATGTTCGTATCGGTAAAAGAGCGCACCAATATCATTGGTATTCAAAAGTCACTGGGCGCCAAAAACTACTTTATCCTGTTTCAGTTTCTGTTTGAAGCTGTTTTCCTGTGCCTGATTGGCGGGGCCGCCGGCATACTGCTGGTGTGGCTGCTTACGCTGATACCGCAGGAGGCCATGCCGCTATTCCTCTCCGCCGGCAATATTACCCTAGGCCTCACCATATCAGTGGTAATTGGTATGCTGGCCGGTATTGTGCCAGCCGTGCTGGCCGCCAATATGGACCCTGTGCTGGCCATCCGGGCCAAGTAG
- the queA gene encoding tRNA preQ1(34) S-adenosylmethionine ribosyltransferase-isomerase QueA, with protein MKLSEFKFDLPENLVAQHPAKTRDESRLMVLHRDSGKIEHRVFKDIIEYFDEGDVMVVNDTKVFPARLYGNKEKTGAKIEVFLLRELNKEIHLWDVLVDPARKIRVGNKLYFGESDMVAEVIDNTTSRGRTIKFLFDGTDEEFYKALHDLGETPLPRESITREAEPADKERYQTIYAKHTGAVAAPSAGLHFTREVMKRLEIKGVEVAAVTMHVGLGTFRAVDVEDLTKHKMDSENFVVPPETATIVNRALDRKKRVCAVGTTSMRAMESSVSANSRLKATEGWTDKFIFPPYDFKIANCLLTNFHTPESTLMMLAAAFAGYDLLIEAYQTAIKEKYKFFSYGDAMLIL; from the coding sequence ATGAAACTATCCGAGTTCAAATTTGACCTGCCCGAAAATCTGGTAGCACAGCACCCCGCCAAAACGCGTGACGAATCTCGGCTGATGGTTTTGCACCGTGACAGTGGCAAGATTGAGCACCGGGTGTTCAAAGACATCATTGAGTACTTCGACGAAGGCGACGTGATGGTGGTGAATGACACGAAAGTGTTTCCGGCCCGCCTCTACGGCAACAAGGAAAAGACCGGCGCCAAGATTGAAGTGTTCCTGCTGCGTGAGCTGAACAAGGAAATTCACCTGTGGGACGTGCTGGTAGACCCGGCCCGCAAAATCCGCGTGGGCAACAAGCTATACTTCGGCGAGTCCGATATGGTGGCGGAAGTAATTGACAACACTACTTCCCGCGGCCGTACCATCAAGTTCCTGTTTGATGGTACCGACGAGGAGTTCTATAAAGCGCTGCACGACCTGGGCGAAACACCCCTTCCCCGGGAGTCTATCACCCGCGAAGCCGAGCCAGCCGACAAAGAGCGTTACCAGACTATTTACGCCAAGCACACGGGTGCTGTGGCCGCGCCTTCGGCCGGTCTGCACTTCACGCGCGAGGTAATGAAGCGTCTGGAAATTAAAGGCGTAGAGGTGGCGGCGGTTACGATGCACGTGGGCCTGGGCACTTTCCGCGCCGTTGACGTGGAAGACCTGACCAAGCACAAAATGGATTCGGAGAACTTTGTGGTCCCCCCCGAAACGGCTACCATCGTAAACCGGGCTCTGGACCGCAAAAAGCGGGTTTGCGCCGTTGGCACCACCTCTATGCGCGCCATGGAGTCGTCGGTATCAGCCAATTCCCGCCTGAAGGCGACCGAGGGCTGGACGGATAAGTTTATCTTCCCTCCGTACGATTTCAAAATTGCCAACTGCCTGCTGACCAACTTCCATACCCCGGAAAGCACGCTGATGATGCTGGCCGCCGCCTTCGCCGGCTACGACCTTCTTATTGAGGCTTATCAAACGGCTATCAAAGAGAAATACAAGTTCTTCAGCTACGGCGACGCCATGCTGATTCTGTAG
- a CDS encoding 2-C-methyl-D-erythritol 4-phosphate cytidylyltransferase, whose amino-acid sequence MPLPRFAIIVAGGSGTRMGADRPKQFLSLLGEPVLLHTLRRFANPALQVQRIVLVLPADAFTAWQLLCEEHAVQIPHTVVAGGASRWASVHLGLAELAASATEGVVAVHDGVRPLTSFAVINNTYAAAEEHGAAVAAVVPKDSVRGLSQNGSYALDRSRLRLVQTPQCFELQLLQRAYQLPELPTFTDDASVVEDLHPIRLVEGDYRNLKITTPEDLLVAETFLRAAQPTI is encoded by the coding sequence ATGCCTCTTCCCCGCTTTGCCATTATCGTTGCCGGCGGCAGCGGCACACGCATGGGCGCCGACCGCCCCAAGCAGTTCCTAAGCCTGCTGGGTGAGCCGGTGCTGCTGCATACCCTGCGCCGCTTCGCCAACCCTGCTTTGCAGGTGCAGCGCATCGTGCTGGTGCTTCCGGCCGATGCATTTACGGCCTGGCAGCTGCTCTGTGAGGAACACGCCGTGCAGATTCCGCACACCGTGGTGGCCGGCGGGGCCTCGCGCTGGGCATCCGTACACCTGGGCCTCGCGGAGCTGGCCGCCAGTGCCACGGAGGGAGTGGTGGCGGTGCATGATGGCGTGCGGCCGCTCACGTCGTTTGCCGTCATAAACAATACCTATGCAGCCGCAGAAGAGCACGGAGCCGCCGTGGCGGCCGTGGTGCCCAAAGACTCCGTGCGGGGCTTATCCCAGAATGGTTCCTATGCCCTGGACCGCTCCCGGCTGCGCCTGGTACAAACCCCGCAATGCTTTGAGCTACAGCTGCTACAGCGCGCTTACCAGCTGCCCGAGTTGCCCACCTTCACGGACGATGCCAGCGTGGTGGAAGATCTGCACCCCATCCGGCTGGTGGAGGGCGACTACCGCAACCTGAAGATTACCACCCCGGAAGACCTTTTGGTAGCGGAAACCTTCCTGCGCGCCGCGCAGCCCACCATCTGA